A portion of the Paenibacillus hamazuiensis genome contains these proteins:
- a CDS encoding acyltransferase family protein, protein MPKFVVNKLIAGSRASYYFDALRWISAFYVLIFHLRPVLFKGFSNLENQTLFIKIIYTITSLGFEFVLLFFVLSGFLISSSVIRSIQEGTWSWKTYLTNRLTRLWIVLIPALILTNLWAQFQLTNYPDSYFFNDNMKITDFLGNMFFLQGVFVDNYGGNLALWSLANEFWYYILFPCIVLTFKSKRLPQKIMYGSIVIVSGIVLGKEIMMFFLVWLLGTLLVILPSPPISRNILLRGMLPLNMICLAVSLFIGKYFAGNANDPFAQRFSAEFLVSLCFASLLYIILHSVNQRAEAINSRRFNIHVFLAGFSYTLYLTHYPLINFIRVWLGDGTWGVWNPDLKHFLLSLMVTAMILGYALVVAYLTEMRTDKVRRWVGQLLGRPGKKLNLKAQVYKG, encoded by the coding sequence ATGCCTAAATTTGTCGTTAACAAATTAATTGCGGGTAGTAGGGCTTCATACTATTTCGATGCATTAAGATGGATATCCGCTTTTTATGTTTTGATTTTTCACCTTAGACCCGTTTTGTTTAAAGGATTCAGCAATCTTGAGAATCAAACGTTATTTATTAAAATAATTTATACGATTACCAGCTTAGGGTTCGAATTTGTCTTGTTGTTTTTCGTTCTAAGCGGTTTTTTAATCTCGTCCAGTGTGATCAGGTCCATTCAAGAGGGAACCTGGTCGTGGAAAACGTATTTAACCAACCGTCTAACAAGACTTTGGATCGTTTTAATACCCGCTCTTATTTTGACGAATCTTTGGGCTCAGTTCCAATTGACGAACTATCCGGATTCCTATTTTTTTAACGATAATATGAAAATAACCGACTTCTTGGGAAATATGTTTTTTTTGCAAGGGGTTTTTGTTGATAACTATGGCGGCAATTTGGCATTATGGAGTCTCGCCAACGAATTTTGGTATTACATATTATTTCCGTGCATCGTCCTGACGTTTAAGTCTAAACGGTTGCCGCAAAAGATCATGTACGGCTCTATTGTCATTGTTTCCGGGATCGTGCTCGGAAAAGAAATCATGATGTTTTTCCTGGTTTGGCTGCTTGGGACCTTGCTCGTCATACTGCCTTCGCCGCCCATTTCCCGAAACATTCTTCTTCGGGGCATGTTGCCTTTGAACATGATATGTCTGGCCGTGTCATTGTTTATCGGAAAATATTTTGCGGGAAATGCCAACGATCCTTTTGCCCAACGATTTTCTGCAGAATTTCTCGTTTCCCTTTGTTTTGCCTCTTTGCTGTATATCATTCTCCACTCGGTTAATCAAAGGGCGGAGGCCATCAATTCCCGCCGGTTCAACATTCATGTTTTTCTTGCAGGATTTTCTTATACGCTGTACTTGACACATTATCCGCTGATCAACTTTATACGGGTTTGGCTGGGAGACGGAACATGGGGAGTCTGGAACCCGGATTTAAAGCATTTTTTACTGTCCCTAATGGTAACGGCAATGATTTTAGGCTATGCCTTAGTAGTAGCTTATCTCACCGAAATGCGCACGGATAAGGTTAGAAGATGGGTCGGTCAATTGCTCGGGCGCCCGGGAAAAAAATTAAACCTGAAAGCGCAGGTATACAAGGGGTAA
- a CDS encoding acyltransferase, producing MKTFPKIQSFIINNIAANSPRKVRHKIYKLCGLNTYSHRIMGGCYFLGNNITIGKNIFINYRCFFDSEHQSIEIGENVNIAFGVMFCTSTHKIGHMLNRAGETVGLPIKVGNGCWIGAGAVILPGVTIGEGCIIAAGAVVNKECLPNGLYAGVPAKRMKELG from the coding sequence ATGAAAACATTTCCTAAAATCCAAAGCTTTATTATCAATAATATTGCTGCGAACTCCCCGCGAAAAGTAAGACATAAAATCTATAAATTATGCGGATTGAATACTTACTCGCATCGAATTATGGGCGGATGTTATTTTCTTGGCAATAATATTACGATCGGAAAAAATATTTTCATAAATTATCGCTGTTTCTTCGATTCCGAACATCAATCCATTGAAATCGGAGAAAACGTAAATATAGCATTTGGGGTCATGTTTTGCACTTCGACACACAAGATTGGTCACATGCTGAACAGAGCCGGAGAAACCGTCGGTCTTCCTATTAAAGTAGGCAACGGCTGCTGGATAGGTGCTGGCGCTGTCATACTGCCGGGTGTGACAATTGGTGAAGGTTGTATTATAGCGGCCGGCGCTGTTGTGAACAAGGAATGTTTGCCAAACGGACTATATGCGGGAGTTCCCGCCAAACGCATGAAAGAGCTGGGCTGA
- a CDS encoding glycosyltransferase family 2 protein codes for MNPTVSVIIAAYKVEPYIEEAIQSVLGQTFQDFEIIVVDDCSPDKTADAVKKIKDHRVRLLENSENRGPSYSRNRGINESRGKWIAILDADDWWHENRLRDLLSLAEEKQAEIVCDDLFLINDGESDPWNTYLKSREAVIGTINEVFFVDAVKMIEDDYGYLQPLISSALIKFHRVEYENELFYGEDFRFLLECIIAGGGMFVTPQPMYFYRFRGNSLSTDSGKLIKSFSAQIESTNQLIGKYAHDKRVVSALKKFRNKKQLNLHEIMIVENVKVKKFMKALSLLFSSPNVIKSLLRKLIQQ; via the coding sequence TTGAACCCAACTGTCTCGGTCATAATAGCGGCGTATAAGGTAGAACCATATATTGAAGAAGCCATTCAATCCGTGTTGGGGCAAACATTTCAAGATTTTGAAATCATCGTGGTGGATGATTGCTCTCCAGATAAAACTGCAGATGCGGTTAAAAAAATTAAGGACCATCGCGTGCGTCTGTTGGAAAATTCTGAAAACAGGGGGCCTTCTTACTCGAGGAATCGCGGTATTAATGAGTCTCGCGGGAAATGGATTGCCATTTTGGATGCCGACGACTGGTGGCACGAAAACCGGCTTCGCGATTTATTATCGCTTGCCGAAGAGAAACAGGCTGAGATCGTATGCGACGATCTATTTTTGATTAATGACGGAGAAAGCGATCCGTGGAATACTTACCTCAAATCAAGAGAAGCCGTAATCGGAACAATCAATGAAGTTTTTTTCGTTGATGCAGTTAAGATGATTGAGGATGATTATGGTTATTTGCAGCCTTTAATATCTTCCGCATTAATAAAGTTTCATCGAGTTGAATACGAAAATGAATTATTTTACGGAGAAGATTTTAGATTTTTGTTGGAGTGCATCATAGCCGGCGGAGGCATGTTCGTTACTCCTCAACCGATGTATTTTTACAGATTCAGAGGAAATTCGCTTTCTACCGATTCCGGGAAACTAATAAAATCTTTTTCAGCTCAGATCGAGTCGACCAATCAATTAATCGGTAAATATGCTCACGACAAACGCGTAGTTTCGGCATTAAAAAAATTCAGAAATAAAAAACAACTGAATTTGCACGAAATTATGATCGTGGAAAACGTAAAAGTCAAGAAATTTATGAAAGCATTATCCTTACTTTTCAGCAGCCCGAATGTGATAAAATCTCTTCTTAGAAAGCTAATTCAACAATAA
- a CDS encoding glycosyltransferase — MNGELRVAIVHDYLNQMGGAERVVAVLHQMFPQAPIYTTIVDRERLMKELKDADIRTTWMQKIPGILKRFKLFFWLYPFAVQSMNLRGYDLIISSSSAYAKGAPVGRDAIHICYCHTPMRFAWDFSTYMEGMKVPRLVKWIAQSMVLPLKLWDKAKSRGIHHLIANSSVVQKRIKDHYGLSSTVIFPPVGVSRFHVAERRNGGGYFLIVSRLVSYKRIDLAVEACTKANKQLVVIGDGPDRERLQKLAGPTVQFLGRLPDIQVVQYMKMCRALIFPGIEDFGITPLEANACGRPVIAFRGGGALDTIIPGLNGQFFAEQKAESLAEVIAQFDEANWDPVTIRRHAEKYDEARFIRELSAFIEAAAKAKEPTLTYRTTVPETL; from the coding sequence ATGAATGGCGAGTTGCGGGTGGCAATCGTTCACGATTATTTGAACCAAATGGGCGGAGCCGAAAGAGTTGTCGCCGTTTTGCATCAGATGTTTCCCCAGGCACCCATCTATACGACGATCGTTGATCGGGAACGGCTGATGAAGGAATTGAAGGATGCGGATATCCGCACGACCTGGATGCAAAAAATTCCCGGCATTTTAAAGAGATTCAAGCTGTTTTTCTGGCTTTACCCTTTCGCTGTCCAATCAATGAATTTGCGCGGCTACGACCTGATCATCAGCTCCAGCAGCGCTTATGCGAAGGGAGCTCCCGTTGGAAGGGACGCGATTCATATATGTTATTGCCACACTCCGATGCGGTTTGCCTGGGACTTCTCGACCTATATGGAAGGGATGAAGGTACCGAGGCTTGTCAAATGGATAGCCCAGTCCATGGTACTGCCTTTGAAATTATGGGATAAGGCCAAGTCCCGGGGAATCCACCATTTGATCGCCAACTCGTCGGTTGTGCAAAAACGGATCAAAGACCACTATGGGTTGTCGTCCACCGTGATCTTTCCCCCGGTAGGCGTCTCGCGGTTCCATGTGGCCGAACGGCGAAACGGCGGCGGTTATTTCCTTATCGTGTCCCGGCTTGTATCGTATAAACGTATCGATTTGGCTGTCGAGGCTTGCACAAAGGCAAACAAACAGCTGGTCGTCATCGGGGACGGCCCAGATCGGGAGCGGCTCCAGAAGCTAGCCGGTCCAACAGTGCAATTTCTCGGCAGATTGCCGGATATCCAGGTCGTTCAATATATGAAGATGTGCCGCGCATTGATTTTCCCGGGTATCGAGGATTTCGGCATTACGCCGCTTGAGGCGAACGCCTGCGGCAGGCCAGTGATCGCATTTCGCGGTGGCGGCGCGCTTGATACCATAATCCCGGGACTGAACGGACAATTTTTTGCAGAGCAAAAGGCAGAGTCTCTTGCCGAAGTTATAGCGCAGTTCGACGAGGCCAACTGGGACCCTGTAACAATTCGCCGGCACGCCGAAAAATATGATGAAGCCCGGTTCATCCGGGAACTGTCGGCATTTATCGAAGCTGCGGCGAAAGCGAAAGAACCTACCCTGACCTATCGTACGACGGTGCCGGAAACTTTGTGA
- a CDS encoding glycosyltransferase family 4 protein, which translates to MNIAFYNHTSVVSGAEISLLLTARNLSKARPFLFVPEGELLERAKESGLPVISIPSYRARLSKNPFRLAKDMLGMAWAGYKFAQTIRRHEIDLIHANSLRAGIMAVLFSWLHRRPVIWHVRDIPPQGVVGRGINQLAKWTVQALVGISQSVLAGFDQKKLGDKLHLVHNGVELQEIAAIERLRYKKNIRQELNTPMQSHAMVIIGQITPWKRQIDAIRAAYELRQAGHDVHLWVVGEAKFRQENIEYMEKLKRLASDLGIEDRVRFTGFRNDVLEICCAADLLFLCSDSEPFGRVIIEAMSQSIPVVGTNAGGVPEIIVHNHCGLLYEVGDVEELVQCASRLLTDSRLRQLMGSNAARRVREHFTIQSTVDKVEKIYAQLLSGGSRVRAENPEVGRGIT; encoded by the coding sequence ATGAATATAGCGTTCTATAATCATACCAGCGTCGTGAGCGGAGCGGAGATCAGCCTGCTGCTCACCGCCAGAAATTTATCCAAGGCTCGTCCCTTCTTGTTTGTTCCGGAGGGGGAACTGCTTGAGCGTGCCAAGGAGTCCGGACTGCCGGTCATCAGCATACCGAGCTACCGGGCGAGGCTTTCCAAAAATCCTTTTCGTCTTGCAAAAGATATGCTTGGAATGGCTTGGGCAGGCTACAAATTCGCCCAGACGATCCGCCGCCACGAGATCGACCTTATCCATGCGAACTCTTTGCGCGCGGGTATTATGGCGGTGCTATTTAGTTGGTTACACCGGCGTCCGGTCATTTGGCACGTTCGCGACATTCCGCCGCAAGGTGTCGTCGGACGCGGCATCAATCAACTGGCCAAATGGACAGTGCAAGCGCTCGTTGGCATTTCCCAATCGGTCTTGGCAGGGTTCGACCAAAAGAAGTTGGGGGATAAACTGCACCTTGTGCATAACGGGGTCGAACTTCAGGAGATTGCCGCCATCGAACGGCTGAGATACAAAAAAAACATAAGGCAAGAGTTGAACACTCCGATGCAAAGCCACGCGATGGTCATTATCGGCCAAATTACACCTTGGAAGCGGCAGATCGATGCGATTCGCGCTGCATACGAGCTGCGTCAGGCCGGACATGACGTACATCTTTGGGTAGTCGGGGAAGCGAAGTTCCGCCAGGAAAATATCGAGTATATGGAAAAATTAAAACGACTGGCAAGCGATCTAGGGATCGAGGACCGCGTCCGGTTTACCGGTTTTCGCAACGATGTGCTGGAGATCTGCTGCGCGGCGGATCTTCTTTTTTTATGCTCGGATAGCGAGCCGTTCGGACGTGTCATTATTGAAGCGATGTCCCAATCCATTCCCGTTGTCGGAACAAATGCAGGCGGAGTTCCGGAGATCATCGTTCACAACCATTGTGGCTTGTTGTATGAAGTGGGCGATGTGGAAGAGCTGGTGCAGTGTGCGAGCCGACTGTTAACCGATTCCCGGCTCAGACAATTGATGGGAAGCAATGCGGCAAGACGTGTTAGGGAGCATTTTACGATACAGAGCACAGTCGACAAAGTAGAGAAAATCTACGCGCAGCTGTTGTCCGGAGGCAGCAGAGTTCGTGCGGAAAACCCAGAGGTGGGGAGAGGGATTACATGA
- a CDS encoding glycosyltransferase family 4 protein → MNILSTGMGWIDHTPGGLNRYFADYLAAMKHSGHVIQGLMTAHGEHTTAPAYIRDVLPKPVKLSAFARVRAFREKVKMSVERDQPEVFNPHFALYSSLITRSLLPRHVPIVTHFHGPWAQESLVEDRGQELGQKMRYQIKKNVELLAYRRSDHFIVLSRYFKDILADGYGIADERIHIVPGAVDVQRFRPAEDRMAVRRSLRLRDDQKVLFCARRLVNRMGIDRLIRAMAIVVEEADNSVLYVAGDGHLREQLKQLAKELGLSASIHFLGRVSNEELVTWFQAADLSIVPTVALEGFGLVTVEALACGTPVLGTPSGGTKEILERFSSELLFRDSTPEAMAHKIVSVLSGECAIPSREHCREHILQRYTWSKIAETITQIFEQAIEERKGVG, encoded by the coding sequence ATGAACATTCTTTCGACGGGAATGGGGTGGATCGATCATACGCCGGGCGGACTCAATCGGTATTTTGCCGACTATTTGGCGGCGATGAAGCATTCCGGGCATGTCATACAAGGATTAATGACGGCTCATGGAGAGCATACGACAGCACCGGCCTATATCCGCGATGTGCTCCCGAAGCCGGTGAAGCTATCGGCGTTTGCTCGAGTGAGAGCTTTTCGCGAAAAGGTGAAAATGTCGGTGGAGCGGGACCAGCCGGAAGTGTTTAATCCCCATTTCGCGTTGTACTCTTCGCTGATTACCAGAAGCCTACTGCCGAGGCATGTGCCGATCGTCACGCATTTTCATGGACCTTGGGCGCAGGAATCGCTTGTCGAGGATCGGGGGCAGGAGCTGGGGCAAAAAATGCGGTATCAAATCAAGAAAAATGTGGAGCTGTTGGCGTATCGCAGGTCCGATCATTTCATCGTGCTGAGCCGTTATTTCAAAGATATTTTGGCCGATGGCTATGGCATTGCAGACGAACGCATCCACATCGTTCCCGGTGCGGTCGACGTTCAGCGGTTCCGGCCTGCAGAGGACCGAATGGCCGTTCGCAGGTCTCTGCGGCTGAGGGACGACCAAAAGGTGCTGTTTTGTGCCAGAAGGCTGGTCAACCGGATGGGAATTGACCGGTTAATCCGGGCGATGGCGATTGTCGTGGAGGAAGCGGACAATTCCGTTCTATATGTCGCCGGAGACGGGCATTTACGGGAACAGTTGAAGCAACTGGCGAAGGAGCTCGGATTAAGCGCCTCGATTCATTTTCTCGGCAGGGTGTCCAATGAGGAGTTGGTCACATGGTTTCAAGCGGCGGATCTCAGTATCGTGCCTACGGTAGCGCTGGAAGGGTTCGGGCTTGTGACGGTCGAGGCGCTAGCCTGCGGCACTCCGGTGCTCGGCACACCTTCCGGCGGGACCAAGGAAATTCTCGAACGGTTTTCCAGCGAATTGCTGTTCCGGGACAGTACGCCGGAAGCGATGGCCCATAAAATCGTTTCCGTTTTGAGCGGCGAATGCGCCATTCCTTCCCGTGAACATTGCCGAGAGCATATACTTCAACGGTATACATGGAGCAAGATCGCCGAAACGATTACACAAATATTTGAGCAAGCGATCGAAGAACGGAAAGGAGTCGGATGA
- a CDS encoding glycosyltransferase family 2 protein — translation MTASFNNYNIRLSVCICTRNRPEDLLKALLSINESHIPIHETIVSDDSTDNRTEKLVKEHFPNVLYLAGPRKGLSANRNNAIRAATGTHLMFIDDDVVLAADFLEKICQSLLENEPLYGRKLIITGLENKRGDIIYPHDQTFLGFQKRRYEGGDAIKTVVINSTVFPMSLFEEILFDEQLIYGYEEVDFATRAVGRGYTIVLTEEAVNFHYPSEVNRDFYRPHIVTSRLYVTFKKYMYTEKKAAKAVSFLLVAFTHAMLHGIKAEGAAGLSKSLGAIASSIRYIRVHTKQASKIRKTSNEVLQG, via the coding sequence ATGACTGCTTCATTTAATAATTACAACATTCGATTATCGGTTTGCATCTGTACTCGAAATCGACCGGAGGATTTGTTGAAGGCGCTGCTTTCCATCAACGAATCCCATATTCCCATCCATGAAACGATCGTGTCGGATGACAGTACGGATAATCGTACGGAAAAACTCGTGAAAGAGCATTTTCCGAATGTCCTCTATTTGGCTGGCCCGAGAAAAGGATTGTCGGCCAACAGAAACAACGCTATCAGGGCCGCTACCGGCACTCATCTCATGTTTATTGACGATGACGTTGTGCTGGCAGCCGATTTCTTGGAGAAAATTTGTCAATCGCTGCTTGAAAATGAGCCGTTGTACGGACGAAAGCTCATCATTACCGGGCTGGAAAACAAGAGAGGCGACATCATCTATCCTCACGACCAGACGTTCCTGGGTTTTCAGAAAAGGAGATATGAGGGCGGAGATGCGATCAAAACGGTCGTCATCAACAGCACCGTGTTTCCGATGTCCCTGTTTGAGGAGATTTTGTTCGACGAGCAGCTGATCTACGGTTATGAGGAAGTCGATTTCGCCACTCGCGCGGTCGGCCGCGGATATACGATTGTCTTGACGGAAGAAGCTGTCAATTTTCATTATCCGTCCGAGGTGAACCGCGACTTTTACAGGCCGCATATCGTGACCTCAAGGCTTTATGTCACGTTCAAAAAGTACATGTATACGGAAAAAAAGGCTGCAAAGGCTGTTTCGTTCCTGCTCGTCGCGTTCACTCACGCGATGCTTCACGGCATAAAAGCGGAGGGAGCAGCGGGTCTTTCGAAATCGCTCGGCGCAATTGCAAGTTCGATAAGATATATCCGGGTACATACGAAGCAAGCTAGTAAGATAAGAAAAACTTCAAACGAAGTCCTTCAAGGATAA
- a CDS encoding lipopolysaccharide biosynthesis protein, with product MEHQGKANASSAQLSAKHRPTLLSQTIQTFSSMFGVLAINVISSIILSRGLSPDDRGLYLGITMWSGFILGLCDIGIYVTTVYLWGKNTEAQRKDIFATLAVWSIFTGLVAVIIALCISGWVVKGRFDDQGMFAVKLFLVSSFGGPLSSMISGVLAAEQRFSTVNLVRIGVPAAYTLILFIFFIADVLSVTICLITTTIISLLGLLPYLWEAWPYCKSMGRFRLSILRQGVWYGIKGYGGIVINVFGNNGTQLFLFSLAPSALAFFQTANSATGVLWAIPRAIGITSFPSMVSEEENLHKKVCQYLRLTTLVTTFSAISLGLAVPFLIPLLFGKAYTPAIIPALLLLPGALFGGISDILGGAISSTGRTLHNTVTSAVYVGTTLGSMALSINAWGMNGAAFSIVAGFFAGFMVRFIWYHFTVRYINPTDLLPRVSDVQEVFRIALGVFKKLSRRRVNV from the coding sequence ATGGAACATCAAGGCAAAGCCAACGCTTCATCAGCGCAGTTATCAGCGAAACATAGACCCACGTTGCTGTCGCAAACGATTCAAACGTTTTCCAGTATGTTCGGGGTACTGGCAATCAATGTGATATCTTCGATTATTCTCTCCCGCGGACTTTCTCCCGACGATCGTGGATTATACCTGGGGATAACTATGTGGAGCGGATTTATCCTTGGGCTTTGCGATATCGGAATTTATGTGACGACGGTATATCTATGGGGGAAAAATACGGAAGCTCAGCGTAAGGATATATTTGCAACGCTTGCCGTATGGTCGATATTTACAGGATTGGTTGCAGTAATAATTGCGTTGTGTATCTCCGGTTGGGTTGTTAAGGGGCGGTTTGACGATCAGGGGATGTTTGCTGTGAAGTTGTTCCTGGTTTCGTCCTTCGGCGGCCCACTGTCGAGTATGATTTCCGGTGTTCTTGCCGCAGAACAAAGGTTTTCTACTGTAAATCTCGTGAGGATTGGCGTGCCTGCCGCCTATACGCTGATATTGTTTATCTTTTTCATTGCTGATGTTCTCAGCGTAACCATTTGCCTTATTACCACAACCATCATCTCACTCCTCGGACTTTTGCCGTATCTATGGGAAGCCTGGCCGTATTGCAAGTCGATGGGCCGCTTTCGCTTGTCTATTCTTCGTCAAGGGGTTTGGTACGGAATAAAAGGTTACGGCGGGATTGTGATCAATGTATTCGGAAACAACGGGACCCAGCTTTTTCTTTTTTCGTTGGCGCCATCGGCTTTGGCTTTCTTTCAAACGGCCAACAGCGCAACCGGAGTGCTATGGGCAATTCCAAGGGCAATTGGAATTACAAGTTTTCCGAGTATGGTATCAGAAGAGGAAAATTTGCATAAAAAAGTATGTCAATACTTACGATTGACCACTTTGGTAACCACGTTTTCTGCCATTTCTCTTGGACTGGCGGTGCCGTTCTTGATCCCTTTACTATTCGGCAAAGCATATACGCCGGCAATCATTCCAGCTCTGCTACTGCTTCCGGGGGCACTGTTCGGGGGAATTTCGGATATTTTAGGAGGCGCGATCAGCAGCACAGGCAGAACTCTGCATAATACGGTGACGAGCGCTGTTTACGTAGGTACAACATTGGGCAGCATGGCTCTTAGCATAAACGCTTGGGGGATGAATGGCGCAGCCTTTTCGATTGTAGCCGGCTTTTTTGCGGGTTTCATGGTCAGATTCATCTGGTATCACTTTACCGTCAGGTACATCAATCCGACAGATCTGCTCCCGCGCGTGTCGGATGTGCAGGAGGTGTTTCGTATAGCACTGGGCGTCTTCAAGAAGCTGAGCAGAAGAAGGGTGAACGTATGA
- a CDS encoding glycosyltransferase family 4 protein, with protein MKIGIVMPLAGQRGGAELMLLHLLRANRHTTMIDYSVAFLEDGPLVRQVSDMGYSVKVIQSGKLRQLHKYTSAVFSIWQWLRKEKVDLVMSWMTKAHLYAGPAAVIAGLDAVWWQHGLPVVGWIDRCAGAIPAKAILCCSEAALMHQSKLTPQVAGKVIHPAVDLNVFNQSVMPAKEEIREELGLPQGIPIVGMVARLQRWKGVHIFVEAASRVARKHPDVHFVVVGGDHFSEPDYPHLLKAQADKEGLAGRIHFTGQQANVQSWILSFDILVHASVGTEPFGMVIIEGMALGKAVIASKAGGPLEIITDGENGLLVPPNHPDSLAAAMMKLIEDREYYQALSGAAVERAGLFGTERLAREVADYLSVCIRNPQYETKSMKKAT; from the coding sequence TTGAAGATTGGAATCGTAATGCCGCTGGCGGGACAGCGGGGGGGAGCGGAACTCATGCTGCTCCACCTTCTTCGCGCCAATAGACATACAACGATGATCGATTACTCAGTAGCCTTTTTGGAGGACGGTCCGCTTGTCCGGCAGGTCAGCGACATGGGGTACTCCGTAAAGGTTATCCAATCCGGAAAGCTGCGTCAACTTCACAAGTATACTTCAGCGGTATTTTCAATCTGGCAGTGGCTAAGGAAAGAAAAGGTCGATCTGGTTATGTCATGGATGACGAAGGCGCATCTGTATGCCGGTCCTGCAGCGGTCATAGCAGGTCTTGACGCCGTCTGGTGGCAGCACGGGTTGCCGGTCGTCGGTTGGATAGACAGGTGTGCCGGGGCGATCCCGGCGAAGGCGATACTGTGTTGCTCCGAAGCGGCGCTGATGCACCAGAGCAAGCTGACTCCCCAAGTGGCCGGCAAGGTGATCCATCCTGCGGTCGATTTGAACGTATTTAACCAAAGCGTCATGCCTGCCAAGGAGGAAATTCGCGAAGAGCTCGGGCTTCCGCAAGGAATACCGATTGTCGGCATGGTGGCCAGATTGCAAAGATGGAAAGGCGTTCATATCTTCGTGGAAGCCGCCTCAAGGGTGGCTAGAAAACATCCCGATGTTCATTTTGTCGTCGTTGGAGGTGACCATTTCTCCGAGCCGGATTATCCTCATCTTCTGAAGGCTCAGGCAGATAAGGAAGGACTCGCTGGCCGGATTCATTTTACCGGCCAGCAGGCGAACGTTCAATCGTGGATTTTATCCTTCGATATTCTCGTCCATGCCTCCGTCGGAACAGAGCCGTTCGGAATGGTTATCATTGAGGGAATGGCGCTCGGCAAAGCGGTGATTGCATCAAAGGCGGGAGGGCCCCTGGAGATTATTACAGACGGGGAGAACGGATTGCTGGTGCCGCCCAATCATCCGGACAGCTTGGCAGCTGCTATGATGAAGCTCATCGAAGACCGGGAATATTATCAGGCGCTCAGCGGCGCTGCGGTGGAACGGGCCGGGCTGTTCGGTACGGAGCGTCTCGCGCGTGAAGTGGCTGATTATTTATCAGTGTGCATCCGCAACCCGCAATATGAAACGAAATCAATGAAAAAAGCGACTTAA